One uncultured Flavobacterium sp. DNA segment encodes these proteins:
- a CDS encoding GNAT family N-acetyltransferase: MTKFIVKKYNQNDYNIWNEFIAQAKNATFLFHRDFMEYHQDRFEDFSLLIFEDQKLKAVLPANKSENSVYSHQGLTYGGLVFLNKLKAEKVESILDEVLVFLKEYAIETFYYKPIPGFYFPNGNNETDFFLFKRGAISERKEMNLAINLELPLQISKSKLKHFRRIENLDLDIVEENDFEPFWESILAPRLLEKFNAKPVHTKEEISLLKAKFPEKIRQYSVYQNDEIVAGITIFETKNVVKSQYGATSEKGEKVRALDFLFINLIHKYKRKGKRFFDMGIVNEENESGYHPGLLKQKEELGCTVYNQDFYKITIK, from the coding sequence GACAAAATTCATTGTAAAAAAATATAATCAAAACGATTACAATATTTGGAACGAGTTTATCGCTCAGGCTAAAAATGCTACTTTTTTATTTCATAGAGATTTTATGGAATACCATCAGGATCGTTTTGAAGATTTTTCACTCTTAATTTTTGAAGACCAAAAACTAAAAGCAGTTTTGCCGGCCAATAAATCCGAAAATTCAGTTTATTCGCATCAGGGACTTACGTATGGAGGTTTAGTGTTTTTGAATAAATTGAAAGCCGAAAAAGTAGAATCAATTTTAGATGAAGTTTTAGTTTTTCTAAAAGAATATGCCATTGAAACCTTTTATTATAAACCAATTCCAGGTTTTTATTTTCCAAATGGCAATAATGAAACAGACTTTTTTTTATTTAAAAGAGGAGCTATTTCAGAACGAAAAGAAATGAATTTGGCAATCAATCTCGAATTGCCATTACAGATTTCTAAAAGTAAATTAAAACACTTTAGAAGAATCGAAAACCTTGATTTGGATATTGTCGAAGAAAATGATTTTGAGCCATTTTGGGAATCAATTTTAGCTCCAAGATTGTTAGAGAAATTCAATGCAAAGCCAGTTCACACCAAAGAAGAAATTTCGCTGTTAAAAGCCAAGTTTCCGGAAAAAATCAGACAATATTCCGTTTATCAAAATGATGAGATTGTCGCCGGAATCACTATTTTTGAGACCAAAAACGTCGTCAAATCACAATACGGAGCAACATCTGAAAAAGGAGAAAAAGTAAGAGCACTTGATTTTTTATTCATTAATTTAATCCATAAATACAAACGTAAAGGCAAGCGTTTTTTTGATATGGGAATCGTAAATGAAGAAAACGAAAGCGGTTATCATCCGGGACTTTTAAAACAAAAAGAAGAATTAGGCTGTACCGTTTACAATCAGGATTTTTATAAAATTACTATTAAATGA